GATGCCAGTGGGCATTTGCGCCTCGCGCTGACGGCCATCGGTCCGACGGCGGCGCTCGACGTTGCGTGGGACGGTGCCGCCGCGAACGCCTTGCGGGCGACGGCCGCCGCCATCGCAGCGCAGATCGGGACCTCGGGCGGCGACGGCGAGGGGGCGGCATGAGCGCGACCCGGAACCGTAGCGAACCCCAGATGGAAAAGGACGAGATGGGAAGCGGTATCGCCAAGCCGCAACGCGGCATTCAGGCGCTGGAGAGCACGGGCGTGTTGCTTGAGGCGCTGGTGGCGGCGGGACGTCCGCTGCCGCTCAACGCGCTCGCGCGCGAAGCCGGAATGGCGGCTGCGAAGGCGCACCCGCATCTCGTCAGCCTACAGCGGGCGGGCCTGCTCTCGCGTGACGAAAACGGCAATTTCGAAGCGGGCGCGCTGAGTCTGGATCTCGGGCTGATGGCGTTGCAGCGGCTGTCGCCGACGGGCGAAGCCGAGCCGGAAATTCTGGCGCTAGCGCAGGCGACAGGGCTGTCGGCCGCGATGGCGGTCCTGGGGCCGGTGGGACCGACGGTCGTGCGTCTTGAAGAGGCGATGCGTCCGCAGCACGTGAGCTTGCGCATCGGCACCGTACTCTCGCTGGTGAACACGGCCATCGGCCGCACGTTTGCCGCCTTTCTGCCCCGGGCCGTGCTCGACGGTTTGCTCGCGCAGGAGCCGGTGCGCATGGCCGGCCTGGGCGCGGAGGCGCGCGCGGGGAAACCCTCTGCCGACTACAGCGCGCGTCTGAGCGGGATTCGCGAGCAGCGATTCGATACGGCGCTGAGCAATCCGGTGCCCGGTATCGATACGATTGCGGTGCCGGTGTTCGATCACACCGGCGAGGTGACATTGGTGCTCGCGCTGATGGGGTCGACGGGCAGTTTCGAAACCGCGTTTGACGCCGCCCCCTCGCAAGCGCTGCGGGCTGCCGCGCATCGGTTGTCGTGGCGTTTCGGCGCGGTGGGGCGCATGGACGAGGCGTCGGCGTAGTCGTTCGGCCTACGGCGACGTATTTCCGCCACGCCGGGCAGATGGTCGCCGAGGAGACGCGCACGCACGGTAAGATGAACGTCAGCGCCACCCGCGCTCTCGCCGTTCCCCTCGTTTCCCTCGTTTTTCCCTGCCACCCCGACCTGTTGCCATGACTGCTGCCATGACCCGCGCGATGACCCGTGAGCCCGTTCGATCTCCCGACGTTTTCAATAAGCGTGTTCCGGCCCGCCGGTGGCTCAGGCGACTCAGGGGACTCACGCGCCACGGCGCGCGGTGGCGGACATGTATCGTCGCGCTGAGCGTCGTAGGTGCACTGAGCGCCTGCACGACCCCGACGCAGCAGCAGCCCGGCCCCGCGAAACCGCCTGAATCTGCCGTCCGCATCGACGGCATGCCCGCCGACTGGACACTCGTCTCCACCGTGATCGTGAGCCGGCACGGTGTACGATCCCCGACTCACGCCCATCCCCCACTGGACAAACTTAGCCCGGACGCCTGGCCCGGCTGGCCGGTGCCCGCCGGTTATCTGACGGCACGCGGCGGTTCGCTGTCCGAGCGCATGGGCCGTTACTACGGCGACTGGCTGCGCGCGCGGCGCGTACTGCCGGAGAATGCCTGTCCGGCCCCCGGCGCTGTCTACGGATGGGCCGACATCGATCAGCGCACGCGCGAATCCGGGAATGCGTTGCTGCAAGGCATCGCACCGGGGTGCGACATGCGCACGTCGCACCAGACCGATCTCACGACGTATGACGCCGTCTTTCAGCCGGTCGCAGCAGGCGATTGCCCGCTCGATCCGGGCGCGGCGCGTGGGGCCATCGAGTCGCGTCTGGCGCCGGAGGGCGTCGCAGGTCTGAACAAGCGTTACCGCGCAACACTCGCGCGCATGGGCGAGGTGCTCGACTATGCGCACAGTCCCGCCTGCGGCGCGCCGGGCGGATGCAAGCTGGAGGAAGTGCCGACACGTCTGCGTGTCGAAGGCGACGGCAGCGGTGTAACGCTGCGTGGCGCGTTGGGCAGCGCGGCGAAGGCGTCGGAAGTTTTCTTGCTGCAAGCGGCCGAAGGCTTGCCTGACAATCAGGTGGCGTGGGGACGCATTCGCGACGACAAGGATTGGACGCTGCTGCTCGAAGCGCACAACGCGCAGCGCGACCTGCTGAACAAGACGCCGTATCTCGCCGCGACGAACGGCACGCCGCTGCTCGCGACCGTGCTCGACGCACTCACGCGCGCCGAAGCGACGAGTGCAACGCCAACGACCGCCGTACGCGGCCCGGCGCTGCCGACGGGCAATCGCGTCTTCGTGCTGACGGGACACGACACTAATCTCGCCAACCTCGCAGGCATGTTGAAGCTCGACTGGCAACTGCCGGGCCAGCCGGACAACACGCCGCCCGACGGCGCACTCGTTTTCTCGCTGTGGCGCAATCCGGCGGGCGAACCGTTCGTTCGCGTGGAACTGGTGTATCAGTCGATGCAGCAACTGCGTCAACTGACGTCGCTGTCGCTGGATGAACCGGCGAAGCGCGTCGCCCTCGCGCTGCCCGATTGCAACGACGGACCGCACGCCAGGGCGTGCCGCTGGCCTGCGTTCTCGCAACGCGTGAAGTCGGCGTTGTCGACAGCGTGTCTGGCGGGCGTGCAGTGATAGGTGCGGTGACAATCGCACAACAGGCGCGAACTTGAATAAAACACGGGAACTTCGGTTCCCGTTTTTCATTGCCTCAGATTCGTTGAGGGTGCGTTGCGCAGACGTCCCCCTCTAATTTATTTCGTGCACGAAATAAAAATTAAAATATACTTCGTGTGCGAACTATGTGTGACTTGGAAATAGGTTACTGAAAGGTGCTGCACATCCCCCCGGACATGCGAGTGCCGGGGAGCCGTATCATGACGTCACTTGCTGCTGAGATTCCTGCTGTCGACGGTTATCCGCTCGGCGCGCATGTCTGGTATCCCGAGGCATTACCCGCGAAGGGCCTTGTGCTGGTGCACCCGGCGACGGCCGTACCTGAGCGGCTTTACTTCGCGTTTGCGAAATACGTCGCCGAGCGTGGTTTGATTGCCGTCACCTACAGCTATCGGGGCATTGACGGATCGCGTCCGTCTTCGCTCAGAGGATTTCAGGCGCGTATGCGCGACTGGGCCGATCTGGATGCCGAGGGCGTCACGCGTTGGGCTTGTACTCATTACCCGTCGCTGCCGCTTTATGCCGTAGGTCATAGCTTCGGCGGTCACGCCATCGGATTGTGCGAAAGCTCGAACCTGCTGCGCGCAGCGGTTCAGGTGGCGTCGCATGCGGGGGCGATGCGCGTGGTGACGAACCGTCGCGAACGCATACGCGTGACATTGCTGATGCATTGGCTCGCACCGCCGCTCGCGCGTCTCGTGGGTTATATGCCGGGCAGCCACCTCGGCATCGGTGAGGACCTGCCGAAAGACGTTCTGCTCGAATGGAGTGGCTGGACGAGATTGCCGAACTACTTCTTCGACGATCCGTCGCTGGATGCCGACGCTCGTTTTGCCCGCGTGCGCACGCCGATCCTCTCACTCGGTGTCGACGACGATCTTGGGCATCGACATGCTCGTATCACGGCTTCGTCACGCGAGCGTGACGCGCCGGGAGATTTCGGCAAGTCTTTCGGACACCGGATCGATCGGGCATATGGGATACTTCCGCCAGCGTTCCGGCGCATTTGCATGGCCGGACACCATCGACTGGTTGTTGTCGACGGGCGCAGTGAATGCCGGGGAGCGTCGCACGGGAGCGGATGTGTCGACGTACGACGGCAGGATCGCCCGCAATCCCTTGATCCCGAATCCTTCAGACTGACGAGACGGCATGCCCAAACGCCAGGCGTCCCCTGCGACCGAAAAAACTGTGAGGCAAAGCAAGTCGACGACCGAAGCGGCCGACCGACGCCTGTTCTTCCTGCTCAATGTCGGACAACGTCGAGTGCAGCAGTGGATCGACGCGCGCTCATCCGAGAACGCGGGCGTGAGCGCCGCGCAGGCGGGCGTGCTCTTTTACCTGCTGCATCATGAGGACGCGCTCGTCGGCGAAGTCGGCGCAGCGTTGCAACTCTCCCCCTCATCCATGACCGGGTTGGCGAACCGTATGGTCGTCGCCGGTCTGCTCACACGCTGGGCCGACGCCAACGATGGCCGTGCTACGCGTCTGCGCATCACCGCCGCCGGTCACAAAGCCATCGCACGTGCGCGCGAAGTGCTGGCCGAACTCAACGACCTGTTACACGACGGTTTCACCGAAGCCGAGCTGCGCGTCGTAGCGCGCTGGCTCCGGAATCTGCAAGCGCAGTTCCCGGCAGAGGGCTGACGTCAGCGTCCCGACGACGCAATGCGTGCGCAGCGCACCACGGCGATATAGCGACATAGCGACGGTGGTGACGGTAAAGCGCCAACGCGTGGCGTCAGTGAATCGCCAGCGCGTTCGACTGCGCGTTCGCGATACCTGCCGCCACGTTCACGCCGATGTTGCCTGCGGCACCCATCAGCGCGCACTCGCCGAGCGACGCGTTCATCGCGCCCGTCACCGTGGCCGCATTGCGGATCGTCTGGGTCGTGTCGATCGACACGCGGCTCGCTTGCGCGATCACGATCTGATTCGACTGCACGTTGAGCGCACCGGCGGCGGCGTTCACGCCGAAGCTGCCGTGAGCGTCGCGCAGCGCATCGGCGCCAAGCGATGCGACGACGGTCGGATGGCCGTTGAACACGGCGTCCGTTGCGATGGTCTGCCGGGTGGAGAGCTGGACGACGCTGGCGTCGTCGGGTGTGGCAGCGGCGGTGGAGAGGGAAACACAAGCGCTGGCAACGGCCAGCACGAAAGCACTCAGCGAAGCGAGACGCGGCATGTTGGTCTTCCCCAGATCGTCCGTTGGGACGGATATCTGGATAACGGCGCCTGAGGCGCTCGGGTTGAATGTTTTTCGTGTGTCGCGCGCACGCTTTGCCGATATTGGTTTGCCCCTGCTTCGGCGTGCCGCTACATCGAAAGCCGCAGTCGTTCCCGTGACCGCCGCGGCGCGCATTCTCGCATGACGACACGTCGCCGTGCCGTCATGCCTGCGCGCAAAAATTCACCCGAACCGCGCTTGACGCGCGAGATTACGCAGGTTCTCCCGCGCCGTTCGCCAATCCCGTCGAACGCCCCTTCGAGTGCATCGCGGCCTGCTGCTGCACCGACGCCGATTTCTTGTGGTCGATGAGCAACACGGCGATCACCGCAATGACGGCGGGAATCGCGATTGCCATAAAGTTTTGCTGCAACGGCAGCGACATGCTCACGAGCACACCGATCACGATGGGCGCGAGAATCGCACCGCTGCGTCCCACACCGGATGCCCAGCCGATTCCCGTGCCGCGCGCTGCCATCGGATAGAACTGACCCGCGTAGGCGTACGTCACGATCTGCGTGCCGATGGTCGATGCGCCAGCCAGTCCCACGAGTACGAACAGTACCGGCGTCGGCACCTTCACACCGAGCAACGTGATCGACACGGCGGCGAGTGCATACATCCCCACGAGCACGTATTTGATGTTGAAGCGATCTGCGAGCCAGCCGCCGCCGATTGCACCGAGCATCGCGCCGAAGTTCAGCACGAGCACGAACGTGAGTGCCGAGCCGAGGCTGTAACCGGCGCTGGCCATGAGCTTCGCGAGCCACGAACTGAGCGCGTACACCATGAACAGGCACATGAAGAACGCGACCCACAGCATGACCGTGCTGAAGCCGCGACCGTCCTGGAACAGACGCGAGAGCGGCGCAGCTTGCTTGCGGTCCGTGCCTGGCAACCCGAACTGATCGCCCGGTTGCGCAACATAGTCAGGCGAGAGGCGGCCGAGGACTTGTTTGAGCGTGTCGAGACGTCCGCGGCGAATGAGGAACGGCATCGATTCGGGGAGTGCTTTCATCGCGAACGGCACGAGCAGCGCGGGCACGCTGGCTGCGAGAAACACGGACTGCCAGCCGTACGACTCGATCAGCCCCTTGCCGAGGAGTGCTGCGAGCATGCCGCCGACCGAGTAGCCCGAGAACATGAGTGTGACGAGCGTGCCGCGCAGACGTCGCGGCGAGTATTCCGTCATCTGCGCCACGACAATCGGCATCACGCCGCCGATGCCGACGCCAGCCAGAAAGCGGGTGACGGAGAAACTGATCGGCTCATGCGTGAGACCGGCCGCTGCGGTGAACAGCGAGAACATCAGCACGCAGATGGCGATGGCTTTGCGACGGCCGATGCTGTCCGCGACCATGCCCATCACGATCGCACCGAACATCATGCCGAAGAGGGCGGAGCTGACCATGAAACCGGCGCTGGTCGCGTCGACATTCATCGCCTTCATGATCGACGGCAGCGCAATGCCCGCGACCGCGAGGTCGTAGCCGTCGAAGATGATGATGAGTGCGCACCAGAGCAGGATGCGTCCGTGATAGCCGTTGAAGCGCGCTTCGTCGGCCAGATGATGTACGTCGATGTGTCGCATGCGGGTGTCTCCATAAACGAATCCGCCCTCCGTCGGATCGCGGAGAGTCTTTGGGAATTCTTTTATGACCGACGCACGCGGCAGCTAGGCCGAGCTTCAGTGGGGCAGCGTGAGGCCGTCACCAAAGAAGCAAACCACCTCTATGTCCTGCGATGGGTGGCTATTCATGCAATATCGTGCATGCAGTAAACGCGAAACGGACGTCGACTGCAAGGCGAATTTGACGTTTCTAGGGTTTTACATGAGAAAACGCCGCTCGTAAGTATTTGTTTAATTGTGGCGGGAGATGTGGTGGGAGCGGTAGGGTGTGCGGCGGCAGACCACCGCCGCACGGACAGAATCAATGCAACTTATTGCTTGGCGACGGAGAAGGGCGGGAGTTGATAGCTCCACGTCTCGCTGATCGCCTTCCCACCCGAGACGAGCGCGGCGCGCAGTTCGACGACCTTGGCCGGGTCCTTGACCATCACGCGCAGGTTCAGGCGCATGCCGTGCGTGACCGGATTTGGTTGCAGCGTCTGCTCGATGATGGTGGCGTTATCGCTCACGCTGATTTGCGGTGTGATCGCGCCGGGCGGCAGCGTGGCGAGCGGGCCGCCGTCGAAGTCCACGATCAGGCCGGTACTGCCGTCGAAGTGACGAATCAGATTGGCCTGCGTGATTTCGCCTGCGGTGCGCAGCGTCTGCTTCACCCATGCCAGATTGCGCTCGACGATGCCGCGCTCGTTCATCGTCCAGCGGATGTTGTAGTCGGCCTGCAACGGCGTGCCCTTGGGCGGCAGTTGATCGGGCGTCCAGAACGCACCGATGTTGTCGTTGGTTTCGTCCGGCGACGGAAGCTCGACCAGTTCCACGTGTCCCTTGCCCCAATCGCCCTGCGGTTCGACCCACGCACTCGGGCGCAGATCGTAGCGGTCCTTCAGATCTTCGTATTGCGAGAAATCGCGCCCCCGCTGAAGCAGGCCGAAGCCGCGCGGATTGGTCACCTGGAACTGGCTGATGGCGACGTTGCGCGGATTGTTCAGCGGACGCCAGATCCATTCGCCGTTGCCCGCGTGAATGCCCAGGCCGTTCGAATCGTGCAGCGCCGGACGGAAGTTGTACGGGTCGCGCTGCTGGTTGGGTCCGAACAGGAACATGCTGGTGAGCGGCGCGATGCCGAGCTTGGTCACCTTGTCGCGCATAAACACACGCGCCTGTACCTTCAGAACGGAATCCTCGCCTGGCGTCAGATCGAAGCGATAAGCGCCCGTGGCGCGCTTCGAATCGAGCAATGCGTAGAAAACGAGATGCTTGTCGCCCGCGTTCGGGCGTTCGATCCAGAACTCGCGAAACGCCGGGAATTCTTCGGCGATGGGCAGGCCGGTGTCGATGGCAAGACCGCGCGCGGACAGACCGTAGATCTGGCCTTTGCCGATCACGCGGAAATAGCTCGCGCCGAGCACGCTCATGACTTCATCGAGCTTGCCGGGTTCGTTGATCGGGTAGAGCACACGAAAGCCCGCATAGCCGAGGTCGTGCGTGGCACTCCGGTCGAGCTTGAGATCGCCGAAATCGAAGCGCTTGCTGTCGTACTTGATCTCGTCGATCTTCGCGTTAGCGCCGCTGCCCACGATCTCGTTGATCTTCACCGGCGTGCTGAACTGCATGCCCTGATGATAGAAGCCGAGCTTGAACGCCGTTGGCTGGTCGTTCCATTCGAACGCTTCGCGGCGCGGCTGGATCTTGATGTAGTCGCCGAACTGCATCTTTGCGAAAGCCGGTGTGAGGTTGCTCGCCGGGGCCGCGTAGGGCTTGTCGGCGAGCGCCTTCGCGCGGGCGGTCACGTCGTCGAGGGAGAACGCATTGGCATGCGCGGCACCCAGCAGGGCGGCACCGGCCAGGAGCGTGGGCACGAGCGCACGAGCGCGTCGATGCCAGGACATGGCGGGGGAAAACTGAACCACGAATCTCTCCAGTAGTTGGGGGACGCCCGGATGCGGCGACGCACCGTGTCCCGTGTTGCTCGATGTAGGCCGGTCGGCGCCTGTTGTCATGCAAGGGCGCGACCGATAGCGAAGCGAAATCGCTCAGAAAATTTCAATTGTGGCAAAGTATCGCACTTCGCGTTATGCATCCGGGGCGTCTGCGGTTTTGACGGCCCGCACGGCATAACTCCAGTTGATACGACGGGACCGGGCGGTATGGTGTCGACGCGTCGGCATTTGCCGATGCCCGCGACATCGCTCCCGGCTTGCGTCGCGCCACATTGGATCGCTCACAGATGACAATGTTCTCCGCGCTGGCCCTCGCTGCCAGTCTCGCCACCGGGGCCGTGATGGCGCCGGCCTTTGCCAACGCCGCTCAAGCCTCCGACAACGGCAGCAACGGCGGTGTTCCCGTCGCCATGCCCTCGGCGTCCGCCAAGCAACGTTTCGTCGACGATCTCATCGCGCGCATGACGCTCGAAGAGAAGATCGGTCAACTGCGTCTGATCAGCATCGGCGCGGACATGCCGCAGCCGAAACTCATCAAGGAAATCGCGGCCGGTCGCGTGGGCGGCACGTTCAATTCGGTCACGCGCAGCGAGAATCGTCCGCTGCAAGACGCCGCCGTCAAGCAAAGCCGTCTGAAGATTCCGATCTTCTTTGCTTACGACATCGTGCACGGCCATCGCACTGTGTTCCCGATCAGCCTCGGCCTCGCGTCGAGCTGGGACATGACGGTCGTCAGGCAGGCGGCACGCGTGGCCGCGCAGGAAGCGAGCGCGGACGGTCTGGACGCCACGTTCGCGCCGATGGTCGACATCTCGCGCGACCCGCGCTGGGGCCGCACCTCGGAAGGCTTCGGCGAAGATCCCTATCTGGTGTCGCAGAGCGCGCGCGCCAGCGTGCAGGGCTTTCAGGGCACCTCGTCTGCCAATCCGGATAGCCTGATGGCGTTCGTGAAGCACTTCGCGCTGTATGGCGCGGTGGAGGGCGGACGCGATTACAACGTCGTCGACATGAGCCCGATGCGCATGTATCAGGACTATCTGCCGCCGTACCGCGCCGGTATCGATGCAGGCGCAGGTGGCGTGATGATCGCGCTGAACTCCGTGAACGGCACGCCCGCGACGTCGAACAAGTGGCTGCTGCGCGACCTGCTGCGTGACGAATGGGGCTTCAAGGGCGTGACGGTGAGCGATCACGGCGCGATTGAAGAACTGATGCGTCACGGCGTGGCGAAGGATGGCCGTGAAGCCGCGAAGCTCGCCATCGAGGCGGGCGTCGACATGAGCATGGCGGATCAGCAGTACCTCAAGCAGTTGCCCG
The Pandoraea oxalativorans genome window above contains:
- a CDS encoding IclR family transcriptional regulator, producing MSATRNRSEPQMEKDEMGSGIAKPQRGIQALESTGVLLEALVAAGRPLPLNALAREAGMAAAKAHPHLVSLQRAGLLSRDENGNFEAGALSLDLGLMALQRLSPTGEAEPEILALAQATGLSAAMAVLGPVGPTVVRLEEAMRPQHVSLRIGTVLSLVNTAIGRTFAAFLPRAVLDGLLAQEPVRMAGLGAEARAGKPSADYSARLSGIREQRFDTALSNPVPGIDTIAVPVFDHTGEVTLVLALMGSTGSFETAFDAAPSQALRAAAHRLSWRFGAVGRMDEASA
- a CDS encoding histidine-type phosphatase, with product MPADWTLVSTVIVSRHGVRSPTHAHPPLDKLSPDAWPGWPVPAGYLTARGGSLSERMGRYYGDWLRARRVLPENACPAPGAVYGWADIDQRTRESGNALLQGIAPGCDMRTSHQTDLTTYDAVFQPVAAGDCPLDPGAARGAIESRLAPEGVAGLNKRYRATLARMGEVLDYAHSPACGAPGGCKLEEVPTRLRVEGDGSGVTLRGALGSAAKASEVFLLQAAEGLPDNQVAWGRIRDDKDWTLLLEAHNAQRDLLNKTPYLAATNGTPLLATVLDALTRAEATSATPTTAVRGPALPTGNRVFVLTGHDTNLANLAGMLKLDWQLPGQPDNTPPDGALVFSLWRNPAGEPFVRVELVYQSMQQLRQLTSLSLDEPAKRVALALPDCNDGPHARACRWPAFSQRVKSALSTACLAGVQ
- a CDS encoding MarR family winged helix-turn-helix transcriptional regulator, which gives rise to MRQSKSTTEAADRRLFFLLNVGQRRVQQWIDARSSENAGVSAAQAGVLFYLLHHEDALVGEVGAALQLSPSSMTGLANRMVVAGLLTRWADANDGRATRLRITAAGHKAIARAREVLAELNDLLHDGFTEAELRVVARWLRNLQAQFPAEG
- a CDS encoding MFS transporter → MRHIDVHHLADEARFNGYHGRILLWCALIIIFDGYDLAVAGIALPSIMKAMNVDATSAGFMVSSALFGMMFGAIVMGMVADSIGRRKAIAICVLMFSLFTAAAGLTHEPISFSVTRFLAGVGIGGVMPIVVAQMTEYSPRRLRGTLVTLMFSGYSVGGMLAALLGKGLIESYGWQSVFLAASVPALLVPFAMKALPESMPFLIRRGRLDTLKQVLGRLSPDYVAQPGDQFGLPGTDRKQAAPLSRLFQDGRGFSTVMLWVAFFMCLFMVYALSSWLAKLMASAGYSLGSALTFVLVLNFGAMLGAIGGGWLADRFNIKYVLVGMYALAAVSITLLGVKVPTPVLFVLVGLAGASTIGTQIVTYAYAGQFYPMAARGTGIGWASGVGRSGAILAPIVIGVLVSMSLPLQQNFMAIAIPAVIAVIAVLLIDHKKSASVQQQAAMHSKGRSTGLANGAGEPA
- a CDS encoding glucan biosynthesis protein G, whose product is MSWHRRARALVPTLLAGAALLGAAHANAFSLDDVTARAKALADKPYAAPASNLTPAFAKMQFGDYIKIQPRREAFEWNDQPTAFKLGFYHQGMQFSTPVKINEIVGSGANAKIDEIKYDSKRFDFGDLKLDRSATHDLGYAGFRVLYPINEPGKLDEVMSVLGASYFRVIGKGQIYGLSARGLAIDTGLPIAEEFPAFREFWIERPNAGDKHLVFYALLDSKRATGAYRFDLTPGEDSVLKVQARVFMRDKVTKLGIAPLTSMFLFGPNQQRDPYNFRPALHDSNGLGIHAGNGEWIWRPLNNPRNVAISQFQVTNPRGFGLLQRGRDFSQYEDLKDRYDLRPSAWVEPQGDWGKGHVELVELPSPDETNDNIGAFWTPDQLPPKGTPLQADYNIRWTMNERGIVERNLAWVKQTLRTAGEITQANLIRHFDGSTGLIVDFDGGPLATLPPGAITPQISVSDNATIIEQTLQPNPVTHGMRLNLRVMVKDPAKVVELRAALVSGGKAISETWSYQLPPFSVAKQ